In one Butyrivibrio proteoclasticus B316 genomic region, the following are encoded:
- a CDS encoding helix-turn-helix transcriptional regulator, whose translation MVKQSGSNVTLDYYQQNTDFSSRVLDGNNEKSIFPKDSSIRIWYNEQTYDYPSHWHNALEIIAPIDNYYDVEIEGEIHRVKAGEIVFIPPRKSHYLHAPSSGSRYVCLFDIDFFSSMRGYSGLMNMLNDCIHITPETYAPIYNEIMGLFSQIWNEYFQKTEFYEFSIYSHLFQIMTILSRYKLNKINLFTESTPVKRREYFEKLNTVIDYIDENYAYDITLEDAASYSGFSKFHFSRLFKEYMGCTFYDYLIGQRIKATELLLTRDDLSITDIALQSGFSSISTFNRTFKLKKGCTPGEYRSLFSGGLGKEKGDVSAKVAK comes from the coding sequence ATGGTCAAACAATCAGGCAGCAATGTAACTTTGGATTATTACCAGCAGAACACTGATTTCAGTTCCCGTGTACTTGATGGTAATAATGAGAAATCTATTTTCCCTAAGGATAGTTCGATCAGAATCTGGTATAACGAACAGACTTATGACTATCCGTCTCATTGGCACAACGCCCTGGAGATCATCGCTCCAATCGATAATTATTACGATGTAGAAATCGAGGGAGAAATACACAGGGTCAAGGCCGGAGAAATTGTTTTTATTCCACCGAGAAAATCTCATTATCTGCACGCTCCAAGTTCAGGAAGCAGATATGTATGTCTTTTTGATATAGACTTCTTTTCATCAATGAGAGGCTACTCAGGACTTATGAATATGCTCAATGACTGTATTCATATCACTCCTGAAACTTATGCTCCTATATATAATGAAATAATGGGTCTTTTTTCTCAGATTTGGAACGAGTATTTCCAGAAAACAGAGTTCTATGAGTTTTCTATTTATTCACATCTCTTCCAGATCATGACTATCCTCTCAAGGTATAAGCTCAACAAGATCAATCTTTTCACTGAGTCTACACCTGTTAAGAGAAGAGAATACTTCGAGAAGCTCAATACAGTTATTGACTATATCGACGAAAACTATGCTTATGATATAACTCTTGAAGATGCTGCTTCTTACAGCGGTTTCTCCAAGTTCCACTTCTCAAGGCTGTTCAAGGAATACATGGGATGTACTTTCTATGATTACCTTATCGGCCAGAGGATCAAGGCAACTGAATTGCTTCTGACAAGAGATGATCTGTCAATCACTGATATAGCACTGCAGTCCGGATTCTCAAGCATTTCTACTTTTAACAGAACCTTCAAGCTCAAAAAGGGTTGCACACCTGGTGAGTATCGTTCATTATTCTCAGGGGGTCTTGGTAAAGAAAAAGGTGATGTCTCCGCCAAGGTGGCAAAGTGA
- a CDS encoding endo-1,4-beta-xylanase, protein MYKQGRSLVAVMAASVMLTLTACGGTTDHQSAAVSEAESISATSDNSLNSTSTEESNKDVTDASSESSSSEQEGDEDNVPALRDCVEQKMGCRIGCAITGKEPWDIPLWNLVTTHFNAVTLGNELKPDSLFGYSNGKCPGTQEAELNGETIMVPVLNFDNPEKILNKFVKWNEVHPDREIKVRGHVLVWHSQTPEWFFHQDYDKTKPYVSKEEMDKRQEWYIREVLTHFTGEDSPYKDLFYGWDVVNEAVSDATGTYRTDNENPNEDLSNDTHGNNSSWWHVYQSEEFIINAFKYANKYAPADLELYYNDYNECMAKKREGIVALLKEVKEQEGEPGTGTRITAMGMQGHYGVDSPSYTEVETSAKAYGDVVGNIQITEWDLSSSDDYDGSPEAKEKEYEKMRKTYNLQYYALQSVQNSGVNVTGITFWGTVDKYSWLQHRSTVGGGSNKEKAQCPLLFDDLYKPKPAFWVFAETN, encoded by the coding sequence GTGTATAAACAGGGCAGATCTTTAGTTGCTGTCATGGCAGCTTCAGTGATGCTGACGCTTACAGCCTGTGGGGGGACCACGGATCATCAATCAGCGGCGGTATCGGAAGCGGAGAGCATTTCAGCAACGTCAGATAATTCACTTAACAGTACTTCCACAGAAGAATCGAATAAAGATGTAACGGATGCATCATCAGAATCCAGTTCGAGCGAGCAGGAGGGCGATGAGGACAACGTGCCGGCGCTGAGAGATTGCGTTGAACAAAAGATGGGATGTCGGATCGGTTGTGCGATCACAGGCAAGGAACCATGGGACATTCCATTATGGAATCTGGTCACAACACATTTTAATGCAGTTACTCTTGGAAACGAACTCAAACCGGATTCACTTTTCGGATACAGCAATGGAAAATGTCCGGGAACACAGGAAGCTGAGCTTAACGGAGAAACAATAATGGTTCCGGTCCTGAATTTTGATAATCCGGAAAAGATACTTAATAAATTCGTTAAGTGGAATGAGGTACATCCGGACAGGGAGATAAAAGTCAGAGGCCATGTACTTGTATGGCATTCACAGACACCTGAATGGTTTTTTCATCAGGATTACGACAAGACCAAACCATATGTTTCCAAAGAGGAAATGGATAAGAGACAGGAGTGGTATATAAGAGAAGTCCTTACTCATTTCACCGGAGAGGATAGTCCATATAAAGATCTTTTTTATGGATGGGATGTTGTCAATGAAGCAGTTTCAGATGCAACGGGAACTTACAGAACTGACAATGAGAATCCAAACGAAGACCTCTCAAATGATACACATGGTAATAACTCCAGCTGGTGGCACGTTTACCAAAGCGAAGAGTTCATTATAAATGCATTTAAATACGCCAACAAATATGCTCCGGCAGATCTTGAGCTGTACTACAACGACTACAACGAGTGTATGGCCAAGAAGAGAGAGGGAATTGTAGCTCTTTTGAAAGAGGTCAAGGAGCAGGAGGGCGAGCCTGGAACAGGAACCAGAATAACAGCGATGGGAATGCAGGGACATTACGGAGTTGATTCTCCTTCCTACACAGAGGTCGAGACATCTGCCAAGGCCTACGGCGATGTAGTAGGAAACATTCAGATCACAGAATGGGATCTGAGCTCCAGTGACGACTACGATGGCAGTCCTGAAGCTAAGGAAAAAGAATATGAGAAGATGCGTAAGACATACAACCTTCAGTATTATGCACTTCAATCAGTTCAAAACTCCGGTGTGAATGTGACAGGTATTACCTTCTGGGGAACAGTTGACAAGTATTCATGGCTGCAGCACAGATCTACAGTAGGCGGTGGCAGTAACAAAGAAAAAGCACAGTGCCCACTTCTGTTCGATGATCTGTACAAGCCAAAACCTGCATTTTGGGTTTTTGCAGAAACTAACTAA
- a CDS encoding extracellular solute-binding protein: protein MNKTLQKLLIVLGILAAIICLCLVLTRREKADFHDKYEGVDLSQEVEGMERVGAYTGYINEHQKDAHPANDVKVDLFDYESEGTVRVEKAATDDKKDALFTDTGSKVTWNVNVPQAGMYRLFIDYKITESRGVPAERTVMINDELPFEDARNISFTRMWMDGGDVKVDNQGNEIRPRQVEYFGWQKAYFKDDMGFVAEPYVFYFEKGDNKLTFIADNEPMLLSNVELKAIKDKPTYEEYLAAQPQNAGSDTAAKFNLVVQGEDSTLRSESSLYAKYDRSSPTTVPNSVTTTVLNYVGGEAWRSSGQWIEWNFEVPEDGYYNIMVKARQNYSRGSVSSRTVLIDGEVPFADLSEIAFDYKNDWECKDLASEDGTPFNFYLTKGQHTIRLEATLGGMGGILEEMEDSTYRLNQIYRRILVYTGASPDVYRDYHIDTTYPEIMQAMELESKRLYKIVDDMVEYSGQMADNIATAQTIAQQLERFCNKPQKITTEFTTFKDNITSLGTASLNLSETKLDVDYIVVSGTDVTPKKDKANFFTKTAHEIKSFIASFFVDYNSVGDVYDEKSSDQVVKVWVLTGRDQGTILKTMVDDDFTTSTGVKVNVEIVDPGALLNAVLAGRGPNVVLSVGADQPVNYALRGAAEDITQFDGWQEVMSHYSESSYEQYRLDGHIYGIPETQTFNVMFYRKDVLEEMELEVPNTWKELIELLPTIQGNNLSVGIPTAAGSSGAAAASTSIMSNAPDLSMYFALLYQYGGDMYNEEGTKTTVNTEAGVAAFDDYVRYFNDYGIPTVYDFVSRFRSGEMPIGIAPYSTYNTLMVSAPEIRGLWDFTLIPGTYRKDANGKQYLDRSDFITGSATMMIKTDDEALRLASWEFMKWWAKADTQVRFGREIEALLGSSARYATANRDAFANLSWSTEDIKVLDEQWDNTVGIREVPGGYFTGRHISNAIRKVINEKVDSRETIIDYSILIDEEIKKKRIEFGMPVD, encoded by the coding sequence ATGAATAAGACTTTACAAAAATTATTGATCGTACTTGGTATTTTGGCGGCAATCATTTGCCTGTGTCTTGTTTTGACAAGACGAGAGAAAGCAGACTTCCATGATAAATATGAAGGAGTTGATCTTTCACAGGAAGTTGAAGGCATGGAAAGAGTAGGAGCCTATACAGGGTATATAAACGAACATCAAAAGGATGCGCACCCTGCAAACGATGTAAAGGTTGACCTCTTTGACTATGAGTCTGAAGGAACAGTCAGAGTTGAAAAGGCTGCTACTGATGACAAGAAGGATGCTCTTTTTACTGATACCGGTTCAAAGGTTACATGGAACGTAAATGTTCCACAGGCCGGAATGTACAGACTCTTCATTGATTATAAGATCACAGAGAGCAGAGGAGTTCCTGCTGAGAGAACTGTAATGATCAACGACGAGCTTCCATTTGAAGATGCCAGAAACATTTCTTTCACAAGAATGTGGATGGACGGTGGCGATGTCAAGGTTGATAACCAGGGCAATGAAATAAGACCTCGTCAGGTTGAATACTTCGGTTGGCAGAAAGCTTACTTCAAAGATGATATGGGATTTGTTGCTGAGCCTTATGTATTCTATTTTGAAAAGGGCGACAACAAGCTTACATTTATAGCTGATAACGAGCCGATGCTTCTATCTAATGTAGAACTTAAGGCGATCAAGGATAAACCTACTTACGAGGAATATCTTGCAGCTCAGCCACAGAACGCAGGATCTGATACAGCTGCAAAATTCAATTTGGTGGTACAGGGCGAGGATTCGACTCTCAGATCTGAGTCCTCCTTATATGCTAAATACGACCGTTCCTCGCCAACCACAGTTCCTAACAGCGTAACAACAACAGTTCTTAACTACGTTGGTGGAGAAGCCTGGAGAAGTTCAGGCCAGTGGATTGAGTGGAACTTTGAAGTACCTGAAGATGGTTACTACAACATCATGGTAAAAGCAAGACAGAACTACTCAAGAGGATCTGTATCAAGCAGAACAGTACTTATCGATGGAGAGGTTCCATTTGCTGATCTTTCTGAAATCGCTTTTGATTACAAGAACGATTGGGAGTGCAAGGATCTGGCAAGTGAGGACGGAACTCCATTTAACTTCTACCTCACAAAGGGACAGCACACAATAAGACTTGAGGCAACTCTTGGCGGAATGGGTGGAATCCTTGAGGAAATGGAAGATTCTACTTACAGACTTAACCAGATTTACAGAAGAATCCTTGTATATACAGGAGCTTCACCTGATGTATACAGAGATTATCACATTGATACAACATATCCTGAGATCATGCAGGCAATGGAACTTGAGTCCAAGAGACTTTACAAGATTGTTGATGACATGGTTGAGTACTCAGGACAGATGGCAGATAACATCGCCACAGCTCAGACAATAGCACAGCAGCTTGAAAGATTCTGCAATAAACCACAGAAAATTACTACAGAGTTTACAACATTTAAGGATAACATCACTTCACTTGGTACTGCTTCACTTAACTTAAGTGAAACTAAACTGGATGTAGATTACATCGTAGTTTCAGGAACAGATGTTACACCCAAGAAGGACAAGGCAAACTTCTTTACAAAGACAGCACATGAGATCAAATCTTTCATCGCATCCTTCTTTGTAGATTACAACTCAGTCGGTGATGTATATGATGAAAAGTCTTCTGATCAGGTAGTCAAGGTTTGGGTACTTACAGGACGTGATCAGGGAACAATCTTAAAGACAATGGTTGATGATGATTTTACTACTTCAACAGGAGTCAAAGTTAACGTAGAGATCGTTGATCCGGGCGCACTTCTTAATGCAGTACTTGCAGGACGTGGACCAAACGTAGTTCTCTCAGTTGGTGCAGATCAGCCGGTTAACTACGCACTCAGAGGTGCAGCAGAAGATATTACACAGTTTGATGGCTGGCAGGAAGTAATGAGTCACTACTCAGAAAGTTCTTATGAACAGTACAGATTAGACGGACACATTTACGGAATTCCTGAGACACAGACCTTCAACGTAATGTTCTATAGAAAAGACGTACTTGAAGAAATGGAACTTGAAGTTCCAAATACATGGAAAGAACTTATTGAGCTCCTTCCTACAATTCAGGGTAACAACCTTTCAGTAGGTATTCCTACAGCAGCAGGAAGTAGCGGAGCTGCAGCAGCATCTACATCAATAATGTCAAACGCACCAGACCTTTCAATGTACTTCGCGCTTCTCTATCAGTACGGTGGAGACATGTACAATGAGGAAGGAACCAAGACAACTGTTAACACAGAAGCCGGTGTGGCAGCATTTGATGATTATGTAAGATACTTTAATGATTATGGTATCCCTACAGTATATGACTTCGTAAGCAGATTCCGTTCAGGAGAAATGCCAATAGGAATTGCTCCTTATTCTACTTACAACACACTGATGGTTTCAGCACCTGAGATCAGAGGACTTTGGGATTTCACTCTTATCCCTGGAACCTACAGAAAAGATGCAAATGGCAAACAGTATCTTGACAGATCAGACTTTATCACAGGAAGCGCAACAATGATGATCAAGACTGATGATGAAGCTCTCAGACTTGCTTCATGGGAATTCATGAAGTGGTGGGCTAAGGCTGATACACAGGTTAGATTTGGTCGTGAGATCGAAGCTCTTCTGGGATCATCCGCAAGATATGCAACAGCAAACAGAGATGCATTCGCAAATCTCTCCTGGAGTACAGAGGACATCAAGGTTCTTGATGAACAGTGGGATAACACAGTAGGAATCAGAGAGGTTCCCGGTGGATACTTCACTGGCCGACATATTTCCAATGCGATCAGAAAGGTTATAAATGAAAAAGTTGATTCCAGAGAAACAATTATCGACTATTCAATCCTGATCGACGAAGAGATCAAGAAGAAACGTATCGAATTTGGTATGCCGGTTGACTAA
- a CDS encoding carbohydrate ABC transporter permease, with protein MKEYLQKYFTLRKHNINVAWKKAKNRKMCYLFLAPYAILFTMFYVFPVVASIYYSFTYYNILEPPRFIGLQNYISLVLQDDIFLIGVKNTLMIALITGPLGYILSFLFAWLINELPVWIRSIAVIVFYAPSIAGNCYVIFSVFFRGDAYGYVNAFLMNLGIIDTARLWLIDPKYMLPICMIVILWMSLGTGFLSFVAGLQGIDRSMFEAGYMDGIKNRWQELWFITLPSMKPMLMFGAVMTITSSFGVADVTMALCGYPSTDYAARTIVTHLFDYGYSRFEMGYACAIATILFLMMILCNKAIQSLLRRVGT; from the coding sequence ATGAAGGAATATCTTCAGAAGTATTTTACACTTCGCAAACATAATATAAACGTAGCCTGGAAGAAGGCCAAGAACCGTAAGATGTGTTACCTCTTCCTGGCACCATATGCAATACTGTTCACGATGTTCTATGTGTTCCCTGTAGTAGCATCTATCTACTACAGCTTCACATATTACAACATACTTGAACCTCCTCGGTTCATAGGATTGCAGAACTATATCTCTCTGGTTCTCCAGGATGATATCTTTCTGATAGGCGTTAAGAACACGTTGATGATAGCTCTGATCACAGGCCCCCTTGGATATATTCTATCCTTCCTTTTTGCCTGGCTCATAAATGAGCTACCCGTATGGATCAGAAGTATCGCGGTCATCGTGTTCTACGCCCCTTCCATTGCAGGTAACTGCTATGTAATCTTCTCTGTTTTCTTCAGAGGTGATGCATACGGATATGTAAACGCATTCCTGATGAATCTGGGAATCATTGATACAGCAAGGTTGTGGCTCATCGATCCTAAGTACATGCTTCCTATATGTATGATCGTTATCCTCTGGATGAGTTTGGGAACCGGATTCCTTTCATTCGTAGCCGGACTTCAGGGTATCGACAGATCAATGTTCGAAGCCGGATACATGGATGGAATCAAGAACAGATGGCAGGAGTTGTGGTTCATCACTCTTCCCAGCATGAAGCCAATGCTTATGTTCGGTGCAGTTATGACAATCACTTCCTCTTTCGGTGTTGCAGATGTAACAATGGCTCTTTGCGGATATCCTAGTACGGACTACGCTGCACGTACCATCGTAACACACCTGTTTGACTATGGTTATTCAAGATTTGAAATGGGTTATGCCTGTGCAATAGCTACAATCCTGTTCCTTATGATGATACTTTGCAACAAGGCAATCCAGAGTCTGTTAAGGAGAGTTGGTACTTGA
- a CDS encoding carbohydrate ABC transporter permease, with amino-acid sequence MSAKIIKKRKPNRSIAGDIALYFFLLLVAFVMAFPIIYAVSSALKPLDELFKFPPKIFAQHPTLDNFSDLFVTMGKSWVTFTRYLFNTVFITFVGTAGHLIIASMGAFVLAKYEFPGNQTFFKIVTVAMMFTGWVTAIPNYLILNKLGWIDTYWAIIIPAFASPMGLFLMKQFMEGLPTALIEAAKIDGANEWTVFSRIVMPNVKPAWMTLIIFSVQGLWNNKASTYIYSEEKKTLVFALQQIQSGGIARTGQGAAVLVVVMIVPILIFVFSESQILETMASSGLKD; translated from the coding sequence ATGAGCGCAAAAATAATTAAGAAAAGAAAGCCAAATAGATCAATTGCTGGCGATATAGCACTTTACTTCTTCCTGTTGTTGGTTGCCTTTGTAATGGCATTCCCAATCATATATGCAGTGAGCAGTGCTCTTAAGCCTTTGGATGAATTGTTCAAATTCCCGCCTAAGATTTTCGCACAGCATCCTACACTTGATAACTTCTCAGACTTATTTGTAACAATGGGTAAGTCATGGGTTACATTTACAAGATACCTGTTCAACACAGTATTTATTACATTTGTTGGAACAGCAGGACATCTTATCATAGCTTCAATGGGAGCATTCGTACTTGCCAAGTACGAATTCCCCGGAAACCAGACATTCTTCAAGATTGTAACAGTAGCTATGATGTTCACAGGTTGGGTTACAGCAATTCCTAACTACCTGATCCTGAACAAGCTCGGTTGGATCGATACTTATTGGGCAATCATCATTCCGGCATTTGCTTCACCGATGGGACTCTTCCTTATGAAACAGTTCATGGAAGGACTTCCTACAGCACTTATCGAAGCTGCCAAGATTGATGGCGCAAATGAGTGGACAGTATTTTCAAGGATTGTTATGCCAAACGTTAAGCCTGCATGGATGACACTTATCATCTTCTCTGTTCAGGGCTTGTGGAACAACAAGGCATCAACATACATCTACTCTGAGGAAAAGAAAACTCTCGTATTTGCACTTCAGCAGATTCAGAGTGGTGGTATCGCAAGAACAGGTCAGGGAGCTGCGGTTCTTGTAGTAGTAATGATAGTTCCTATTTTGATTTTCGTATTCTCTGAGAGCCAGATCCTCGAGACAATGGCTAGCTCAGGACTTAAGGACTAA
- a CDS encoding NHL repeat-containing protein produces MRKKNFFLRTGMAILAIASAFLQPLQVKANTNEGSYTYNYDYWGDYMDSADFYNSCKVFTSTELGLDTKLKNPQGLFANGNTLYLCDSGNNRIIELNRVSPEQMEVVRIIDSIKGANPSTLNNPTDVSISEDGNIFIADNGNARIIKADKDLNYIMDFVKPTDNTLDPKLVFQPTKLAVDTAERVYCIATGINKGLIKYENDGTFSGFVGATPVSFDWTDYIWKKLASQEQRAKMESFVPTEYENIFMDYEGFIYATKARTEDQAHDDENAVRKLNLLGSDILVSNGDWSVGGDLYLGSGGGYEGPSILTDVTVMDNDIYVCLDRNRGRLFGYDDQGRMVFAFGGNGNMDGYFRRPSAIDHVGHELYVVDSLDCSITAFVPTQFGELVYKAIEDFDKGKYEESGEAWQEVMNQNGNYDLAYIGIGRSLLRQEQYEEAMKYFELKYDAENYSKAYKQYRKIWVEEHIFWIVLVILLLFLVPLSIGKVKAIRHEIDTADIFVLEKKG; encoded by the coding sequence ATGCGTAAAAAGAATTTCTTTTTAAGAACTGGAATGGCAATACTTGCGATAGCATCCGCATTTCTTCAGCCACTTCAGGTTAAGGCCAACACAAACGAAGGTAGTTACACATACAACTATGACTACTGGGGCGATTACATGGACAGTGCAGACTTTTACAACTCCTGCAAAGTGTTCACATCTACTGAACTTGGCCTTGATACCAAGCTCAAGAATCCTCAGGGATTATTTGCAAATGGCAATACACTTTATTTGTGTGACAGTGGAAACAACAGAATAATAGAGCTTAACAGGGTTTCACCTGAGCAGATGGAAGTAGTAAGAATAATTGATTCCATTAAGGGGGCAAATCCTTCTACTCTCAATAACCCGACAGATGTTTCTATATCAGAGGATGGAAATATATTCATTGCTGATAATGGGAATGCAAGAATTATTAAGGCTGACAAAGATCTAAATTATATAATGGACTTTGTTAAACCAACAGATAACACACTTGATCCTAAGCTGGTATTCCAGCCAACCAAGCTGGCAGTTGATACAGCAGAACGTGTTTACTGTATAGCGACAGGTATCAACAAAGGTCTTATCAAATATGAGAATGATGGTACTTTCTCAGGATTTGTAGGAGCTACACCGGTATCTTTTGACTGGACAGATTATATATGGAAGAAACTCGCTTCTCAGGAACAGAGAGCCAAGATGGAATCCTTCGTTCCTACAGAGTATGAGAACATCTTCATGGACTATGAAGGCTTCATATATGCAACAAAAGCTCGTACAGAAGATCAGGCACATGACGATGAAAATGCTGTTAGAAAATTAAACCTTCTTGGTAGCGACATCCTTGTTTCTAACGGTGACTGGTCAGTAGGCGGAGATCTTTATCTGGGATCCGGCGGTGGTTATGAGGGTCCATCAATACTCACAGACGTAACTGTAATGGACAATGACATTTATGTATGTCTTGACCGTAACAGAGGAAGACTTTTTGGTTATGATGATCAGGGCCGCATGGTGTTTGCCTTTGGTGGTAACGGTAACATGGATGGTTACTTCAGAAGACCTTCAGCTATCGATCATGTAGGTCACGAGCTCTACGTAGTAGACAGTCTTGACTGCTCAATCACAGCCTTTGTTCCTACACAGTTCGGAGAGCTTGTATATAAAGCCATCGAAGACTTCGATAAAGGTAAGTACGAAGAGTCCGGAGAAGCATGGCAGGAAGTTATGAACCAGAATGGTAACTATGATCTTGCTTACATCGGAATCGGAAGATCACTTCTTCGTCAGGAACAGTATGAAGAAGCTATGAAGTACTTTGAACTTAAGTATGATGCGGAAAACTATTCCAAAGCATATAAGCAGTACAGAAAAATCTGGGTAGAAGAGCACATCTTCTGGATAGTACT